One stretch of Triticum aestivum cultivar Chinese Spring unplaced genomic scaffold, IWGSC CS RefSeq v2.1 scaffold9671, whole genome shotgun sequence DNA includes these proteins:
- the LOC123172823 gene encoding SPX domain-containing protein 3 encodes MKFGKRLKKQVEESLPGWRDKFLAYKRLKVLVRLVSGTSPHRAAAEAAFMRLLNDEVDRFNAFFLEQEEEFIIRHKEVRETVKAVAGEEPSEAERAAQMRKVRREIVDLHGEMVLLLNYSAVNYTGLAKILKKHDKRTGRLLRLPFIEEVLKQPFYTTELMSRIVRECEETMEVVFASDNSGDRWTRKCCTDTDMAPTATEQGILRNTVAALVAMRELRSGSSTYGHFSLPPLAKQTEHGLLLSIQVADLVQSEAHGIVRVV; translated from the exons ATGAAGTTTGGGAAGAGGCTCAAGAAGCAGGTGGAGGAGAGCCTCCCGGGGTGGAGGGACAAGTTCCTGGCGTACAAGCGCCTCAAGGTGCTCGTCCGACTCGTCTCCGGCACCTCGCCGCACCGTGCCGCGGCGGAGGCCGCTTTCATGCGGCTCCTCAATGACGAGGTGGACAGGTTCAACGCCTTCTTCCTGGAGCAGGAGGAAGAGTTCATCATCCGCCATAAG GAAGTAAGGGAGACGGTGAAGGCGGTGGCCGGCGAGGAGCCGTCGGAGGCGGAGCGTGCGGCGCAGATGAGGAAGGTGAGGAGGGAGATCGTGGATTTGCACGGGGAGATGGTGCTGCTCCTCAACTACAGCGCCGTCAACTACACAG GGCTGGCCAAGATCCTGAAGAAGCACGACAAGCGTACGGGGCGGCTGCTCCGGCTGCCCTTCATCGAGGAGGTTCTTAAGCAGCCATTCTACACGACAGAGCTCATGTCGAGGATCGTACGCGAGTGTGAGGAGACCATGGAGGTCGTGTTCGCCTCCGACAACAGTGGCGACCGGTGGACGAGGAAGTGCTGCACCGACACTGACATGGCTCCTACGGCAACAGAGCAAGGCATTTTAAGGAACACCGTCGCGGCGCTGGTGGCCATGAGGGAGCTCCGCAGCGGGAGCTCCACGTACGGGCACTTCTCGCTGCCACCCTTGGCAAAGCAGACGGAGCATGGCCTGCTGCTATCCATCCAAGTTGCCGATCTCGTTCAATCTGAGGCACATGGTATTGTCCGGGTGGTTTGA